One Archangium violaceum genomic window, AGCAGGTTGAGGAACACCTGCCCGAGCCGGCCCTCGTGGGCGCGGGCCAGGACGGGCTCGCCGTAGCTGCGCACCAGCCGCGCGCGATGCTTGAGCTCGTTCATGGCCATGCAGATGGACGTCTCGAGCACGCGGTGCACGTCCACGGGCTCGGGCTGCGAGTCCTCGTCCACGCGCGAGAACAGCTTCAACTGCTTGACGATGTCGCTCACCCGGGACGCGCCCAGCCGGGCATCGGAGAGCAGCTCGCGTACCTCATTCCGCGCGGCGTCGGGCATCTCCAGCCGCGAGACCACGTTCGTCTCCAGGTAGTCCAGGTTGGAGATGGTGTAGGCGAGCGGGTTGTTGATTTCGTGCGCCACGCCCGCGGAGAGCACGCCGAGCGAGGCCATGCGGTCCGCGTGCAGCAGGCGCGCCTGCATCTGCCGGCGCTCGGTCAGGTCGCGCAGGCTCCAGAGCAGGCAGGGCTGGCCATCGAACACCAGGGGGGCCTGGGTGATCTCCACGAGCACGTGGCCGCCCGTCTTGCGCATCATGCGGATCTCCCGGGAGGGGACGGGCGTGCCGTTGCGCAAGGACTCGTTGACGTCGTCGCGCAGCAGGGTCCACGCCTCCGCCTGGAGGAACTCCGCGGCGAGCTTGGAGATGGGGTGCCCCATGAGCTCGTCCACGGACGCGCAGCCGAGCAGGGTGGCGAGCGCGCGATTGACGTAGACGACCTGCGCTCCCTGCTGCACGCCAATGCCCTCGGGCAGATGCTCGATGAGCTCGCGGAAGCTCTCCTGGGAGCGGCGCAGGGCCTCCAGCGTGCGGGCGTGCTGGCGCGCGTAGCGGATGGAGCGGCCCAGGAGCGTGGGCGTGAGCTGGGACTTCTCGAGGAAGTCGGCGGCCCCGGCCTGCTGCGCCAGGTGGTCGATGGTGGCGTCATCCTGCCCGGTCAGCAGGATGAAGGGGCCGCCCCAGCCCCGCTGCCGGGCCTGCTGGAGCAGCTCGAGCCCCGTCATCGCGCCGAGCCGGTAGTCCAACAGGCAGACGTCATGACGTCCCGGGGCCAGCGCCGCCAGGGCCTCCTCACAGGTCGACACCCACTCCAGCTTCACCCGGCCCGGCCCGAGGGCGCGCAGGCAGTCGCGGGTCAGCACGAAGTCGTCCTCGTCGTCCTCGACGAGGAGTACCTGGATGGGGTGGGGGTCGGCCTCGAGCCTCATGGATCAGGGTATGCGGGTCGGCAATTCGACGATCTGGAACCAGTGTTTATCGAGCACCTTCACGACATCGACGAGCCCGTCGAAGGTCACCGGCTTGGTGATGAAGCAGTTGGCGCCCAGATTATAGCTCCGGAGGATGTCCTCCTCGGCTTTTGATGTGGTCAGCACCACGACGGGGATGAGCTTGAGCGAGGGATCGGACTTGATTTCCTTCAGCGCCTCGCGCCCGTCCTTGCGGGGCATGTTCAGGTCCAGGAGGATCAACCCGGGGCGAGGGGAGTCCTTCGGGTCGGCGAAGCGGCCACGGCGGTGCAGGTAGTCGAGCAGCTCCTCGCCGTCCTCGACGAACCGGAGCTCGTTGGCGAGCCGGCTCTCCTGCATCGCGGTGAGGGCGAAGTCCCGGTCATCCGGATCGTCATCCGCCATCAAGATGGTTACGAGTTTCTTCGGCTCCATGACCTCTCCTACCTGCGCGTGGGTTGCTTGAGGGGCATCATGACGTTGAAGCTCGTGCCCTCTCCAGGCGTGCTCCGCGCTCCGATGCTCCCGTTGTGCCGCTCGACGATCTTCCGGCAGATGGCGAGGCCGATCCCCGTGCCCTCGTACTGGCCGCGCCCGTGCAGGCGCTGGAACACGTTGAAGATGCGGTCGGCGTACTTCTGTTCGAAGCCGATGCCGTTGTCCTGCACCACCAGCTCGCACCGCTGGGTCTGCGCGTCCACCGTGCCGTGGAGGGAGATGAGGGGCGTCACGCCCTCCCGGCGGAACTTGAGGGCATTGCCCACCAGGTTCTGGATCAGCTGACGCATCTGCATGGCATCGGCCTCGAGCGTGGGCAGCTCCCCGAGTGACACCTGGGCTCCGGACTGCTCGATGCGCGTCTCCAGATCGCCGAGCACCTCGCGCGCGATGACGGAGAGGTCCACCTGGGCGAAGGGCTGGGCGTTCGACGATACCCGGGAGAAGGAGAGCAGGTCGTCGATCAACCGGCGCATGCGCCCCGCGGCGTTCTGCATCCGCTCGATGTAGTCGCGGCCCTCGGGGCTCAGCGCGGCGGCGGCCGTGGTCTTCAGGCGCTCTCCGAAGGTCTGGATCTTCCGCAGGGGCTCCTGCAGGTCGTGCGAGGCGACGTACGCGAAGCTCTCCAGCTCGCGGTTGGACTGCTCCAGGCGGAGCTGGGCCCGCTTGAGCTCGGTGATATCGGTGAGGATGACCGCGAAGCCGATGATCTGCTGTTGCGACTTGATGGGGGCCACCCGGGCCGCGAACCACTCGGCGCCGACGTCGATCAGCGGCCGGGCCTCGTATCCGCCGGGCTCTCCGGTGGTGAGCACCTTGTGGATGACGCCGCGGGCCACTTCGACATAGTCCGGGTGGATCCACTGGTAGAGGCTGGTGCCCAGCACCTCCGAGAGGCCCTGGCCCGGCACGGTGAAGTTGAGGTAGCGCACCCGCGCCTCGAGGTCGCAGGTGAACATGATGTTCGGCGACTGCTCGATCAGCGCCCGGATGCTGAACGCCTCATCCTCGGGGGGGTTGCTCGAGGAGAGCTGGACGGACAGGTGGTTGAGGTCCTCGGCCAGCGGAGCGAGCGGTCCGCTCCCCACACGGCATCGGGCGTGAGGATCCTTGGCCACCAGCTTCGCGACCATCTGGCGCAACTCCGCGACGGTCGTCTCCGGGGCGGATGCTGCGCACGTGGCTTCGCCCCCCGGACTCGCGTCCGCCTCGATTCCCCGGCTCTTTTCCAAGTGAAGCTGACCCCTCTGGTGAGCGTCTCCCGGATCAGTGGGTCCTGTCCGGAGGACAGCCCCGAAAAAGTATCATGGTGGTCAAGGATGTAAAGTAGCCGTCAGTCTGGCGAAAGGGCTCTTGCCAGGAGGTGCGCGAGTGATTCCCGCGGCCCCGCGAAGCTCCTGGCGGCGCGCACCCGCTCTTCCAGCTGGTTCCTCGTGGAGCGTTCCTGGCGCGGGACTTTCGAGGTCCCCCGCCCGTCGTCCAGGCGTGTATAGAGGGGCGCCATGAATGCCCTCGGAGGGGCCTCGTGCTTCGCGTGAAGACATACATCCCGGCTTCGAGCATCCACGGCATTGGTCTGTTTCATGGACGACGACGCCATGGAAGACGGCTGGGAGTCGTTCGCTGGCGTCATCGGGCCGGAGCGGATGTAGCTGGAAGCGCGCACGAATTCGTATCCCCTCTTTCGCGTTGAAAGTCTCTCCCATGTCCTCGACCGCTCAATTGCTCGAAGCCGTTCGGAAGGAAGCCCGCCCTGGAATCTGGTCCAACGGGGTGAATCTCTCTCGTGCGGGCGCCGTCGCGCTCCAGTCGAGGACCCCGACGGAGCTCGAGTTGAGGGTGCGGGCACCCGGGCGCTCGGTGGCCCTCACGGTCACCCTCTATCCGAACGACGAGGTCTGGGAGTGTGATTGCGACGGCCGGATGGATCCGTGCGAGCACGTGGTGGCGGCGGCCATCACCGTCCAGCAGGCGGAGAAGCAGGACGCCCCGCTGGAGGCCACCGCCAACAAGTGGTCCCGCGTGGTGTATCGGTTCTCGCGGGTGGATGGGGGGCTGGAGCTGCACCGGGTGCTCGTGCACGCCGACGGGAAGGAGGAGCCCATCGAGGGAACGCTCTCCGGCCTGCTCGCGAAGCCGGCGCTGGCCTCGACACTCCAGGTCGAGCAGTCGGATCTCCTCGCGGACCGTCTCCTGGAGCGCCGCACGCGGGGAGCGATTCCTCCCGAGAGGCTGGACGCGCTGCTCCAGGTGCTCCAGCAGGCGCGCAACGTGTTGCTCGACGGGCGGCCCGTCGCCGTCTCGGATGAGGTCGTCCCCCCGAGGGCCCTCATCGAGGACAAGGGGGGGCAGCTGGTCGTGACGGTGACGAAGGATCCCCGCGTCGTCGAGGTCGTGAGCCCGGGGGTCGCGCTGTGCGGTGACGCGGTGGCGCGTCTGGGCGAGACCTCCATGACGGGCGCCTGGCTCCAGAACCTGCCGATCGTCCGCACGTACCCGGCCGAGCAGCTGGGGGAGATCTCCTCGAAGGTGCTCCCGGAGCTGGGCCGCCGCATGCCGGTGGAGGTCCGTAGCCGGCGCCTGCCGAGGCTCGACCGGGAGCTGAAGCCGCGCATCCTGCTGGAGCTCAACCAGCTGGAGTCGGGTCTGTCCGTCCTGCCCACGCTCGTCTATGGCGCGCCGCCATCGGTGCGGATCGACAACGGGCGGATGGTGTACCTGCGCGGCTCCGTCCCCCTGCGCGACGAGGCGGCCGAGCAGCGCCTCATCCACCAGCTGCGCGATGAGCTGAACCTGGTCCCCGGCCGGCGGCTGACCGTGCAGGGCCCGGAGATGGTGCGCTGGGCGGACAAGCTGCGGCGCTGGCGGGGAGACCTCTCCGGAGACGCGGCGGGCCTGGTGAGTCCGGACGTCCGGCTCCGGCCCCTGCTCCAGGTGGAGTCCACCGGCACCGGGCCGGGCGTTCCCGAGGTGCGCTTCACGCTCGAGTTCCAGGTGGAAGGGGACAAGGGCGGGACGACGCGGACGGTGGACGCGGCGGCGGTCATCCGGGCGTGGACGGAGGGGTTGGGGCTGGTGCCCCTGGATGGCGGTGGCTGGGCGCCGCTTCCGCGCGCCTGGTTGGACAAGAACGGACAGCGAGTCGCGGACCTCCTGGCCGCGCGACAGGCGGATGGCCGCGTCTCCAACCACGCGCTGCCGGAGCTGGGCGCGCTGTGTGAGACGCTCGAGCAGCCGCCTCCTCCGGGACTCGACCGTCTGGCGCCGCTCGTCGAGGGCTTCGAGAAGCTCGCGCCCCCGGCGCTGCCGGAGGACCTCTCCGCGACGCTGCGCCACTATCAGCAGCAGGGCGTGAGCTGGCTGGGCTTCCTGCGGAGCGCGGGACTCGGCGGCATCCTCGCCGACGACATGGGCCTCGGAAAGACGCTCCAGACGCTGTGCGTGCTGGGCTCGCGCTCGCTCGTCGTCTGCCCCACCAGCGTGCTTCCGAACTGGGCCGCGGAGCTCAAGCGCTTCCGCCCGTCGCTCAAGGTGTGCGTGTACCACGGGCCCGGCCGCTCCCTGGACGAGTCCGCCGACGTGACGCTCACGACGTACGCCCTGCTCCGGCTGGACGCGGCCGTGCTCTCGGCGCCCACGTGGAACGCCGTCGTGCTGGACGAGGCCCAGGCCATCAAGAATCCGGAGAGCCAGGTGGCGCGCTCGGCGTTCGGCCTCAAGGCGAACTTCCGTCTGGCGTTGAGCGGTACGCCGCTCGAGAACCGGCTGGAGGAACTCTGGAGCCTCATGCACTTCTCCAACCCGGGCCTGCTCGGGGGGCGGAGGCAGTTCGAGGAGAAGGTGGCCCGGCCCATCAGCGAGGGCAACGCCGAGGCGGCGGATCGCCTGCGCCGGCGCATCCGGCCCTTCGTCCTGCGGCGCCTCAAGCGGGACGTGGCGCCCGAGCTGCCGCCGCGCACCGAGTCCGTGATGCACGTGTCGTTGGACGAGCGCGAGCGCTCCGTCTACGACGCGGTGATGGCGGCGACGCGCGCCGAGGTGGTGGCCCTGCTGAACGAGGGGGGCAGCGTGCTGAAGGCGCTGGAGGCCCTGCTCCGGCTGCGTCAGGCGGCCTGTCACCCGGCGCTCGTTCCGGGCCAGCACGCGAGCTCGTCGTCGAAGGTGCAGACGCTCGTCGAGGCACTCGGCACGGCGGCGTCGGACGGGCACAAGGCCCTGGTGTTCTCGCAGTGGACGTCGCTGCTCGATCTCATCGAGCCGCACCTGAAGTCGGCCGGAATCGCCTTCGAGCGCCTGGATGGCTCAACGCCCAATCGCGGTGAAATCACCGAGCGGTTCCAGACGCCGGAGGGCCCACCGGTGCTGCTGATGTCGCTCAAGGCCGGTGGAACGGGTCTGAACCTCACCGCGGCGGACCACGTGTTCCTGATGGATCCGTGGTGGAACCCGGCGGTGGAGGCGCAGGCGGCGGATCGCGCGCACCGCATCGGTCAGGAGCGGCCGGTGATGGTGTACCGGCTGGTGTCGCAGGGGACGGTGGAGGAGCGCATCCTGGGCCTCCAGGAGAAGAAGCGCGCGCTCTTCGAGGCGGCCCTGAGCGAAGCGGCGGCCGCGACGGCCATCACCCGCGACGACCTGCTCGAGCTGTTCTCCTGAGGGCGCGCTTCGGAGGATCTCCTGGCAGGACGCCGGTGACGTAGTTCTGCAGGGTGGGGGCGTAGCAGCCGACGAGCAGCTCGGTGTCGGCGCTGGCGATGGGCTCGAGGTGCAGGACGAAGCGGGCCATCGCCAGCCCGATGAGCTGGGAGCCGATGAGCGCCGCGCGCAGCTCCGGCTGGGGGAGGCTGAGCCGGGCGGCGATGCGGCGGAACACCTTCCGGGTGATGAACTCGCGCATCATCCGGACGGCGGCCTCGTGTCCCGCGGCCGAGCGCAGCAGCGCCACCAGCGGGTTGGCCGGGTCCCTGGACCTCTCCCAGGAGTCGAGCACGAGGCGCAGGATGCGCTCCCCGAGTCGGGTGACGTCGTCCCCGAGCAGCTCTGGAATCTCCTCGGCGGAGACGATGGACAGCTCCATCGCCGCGGCGAAGAGCCGATCCTTCGAGCCGAAGTAGTGGAGAACCAGGGCGGGATCGACGCCGGCCTGGGCGGCGATGCCCCGGAGGGTGGCGCTGTCGTATCCGTGCTCGGTGAAGTGGGCGCGTGCCGCGGCCAGGATGGCTTCGCGGTTGGGTGGGGAACCGGCGGGACGACCTTTGCGCCCTCGCCGGGCCGTCGGGGCCCGGGCTCCCCCGTTGCTGCGTGACACCATCGATTCGCTCTCCCTCCACCTTTTTCAACGTCTGTTGACTTCCCGCCATGCCGCTCGTATCAAGCAGCGCGCCTGGATATCAACGGGCGTTGAATCAGGCGCCCGGTGTGGCACGAGAGGTATCCGCGTGAGCGCTTCACGACGACGAAGGCTGTCCCGGTTCGCCGGGTATTTCGTGGCCCTGCTCCTGGTGTCTGCCCCCCTGGCGCACGCGCAGACCGAGACGGAGGCGCCTCGGGACACCTCGACGGCGCAGGTGCCGGACGATGAGGGAGGCGGTGGCCCGGGTGGCGTCCGGCTTCCCTCTCTTCCGGAGTCGCCGAGCAGCAGGTTGCGGCCCGGGCTCTTCCTGGGTGACGAGTTCCGTTATGGGAACCTGATGCTGCCCCTGCGGGTGCTCTCGGATATCGTCGCCATCCCGGCGGGAATGGCGCTCTGGGAGCCTCACGACTGGGGGGCCTTCTCCCTGGTGACGCTCGCGACGGGGGCGCTGATGTTCCCGCTGAACCATCCCTTCGATGCGCGCATCCAGCGCTCCATCCAGCAGGCGCTCGGGCCGGACCACTTCAGGGTCTGGACGCCGGTGGGAGACGTGCTCGTCAACGCGGCGCTCTGGGCCCCGATGGTGGGTCTGCTCGCCTGGGGTCTGGCGAACAATGACATCCGGGCCGTGCAGTATGTGTCACTGACGGTCGAGGCCTTCGCGGTGACGCAGGCCTTCCATCTCACCTTCAAGCTGCTGCTGGGCCGGGAGGGGCCGAGGAATGGCCAGGGGCTCGGCCGCATCTTCGGGCCCTCCGAATCCTTCAACCTCTTCCCGGCCGGAACGCCCTCGGGCCACACGGCCAGTCTCTACGCGATGATGGGCGTGGCGACGGCCTACCTGGACAACCTGCCGTTGACGCTGGCGCTGCACGCCTTCGGGCTGCTCTTCGCGGCCACCATCGTCATGGACGACTACCACTTCCTCTCCGATGTCATCTGGGGAGGCGCCATGGGGTACGCCATCGGACAGTGGGTGGTGAAGCACCGCGCCTCGAAGGGCGGGGCCTCGGCGAAGGGTGGGCCTCTGTTCATGGTGATGCCGATGGTGACGCCGCGGGGTGGGGGCGTGTCAGCCGGCTTCCGCTTCTGAGTTCCGGCGCGGACGGGCGTAGAGTGGGGCGCCATGAACCGCGCTCCGCTCCGCTTCTTCTTCGACTACGTCTCGCCGTACTCCTACCTCGCGTGGACGCAGCTCCCGGCATTGGCCGAGCGTCATGGCCGCCCGCTGGAGCTCGTGCCGGTCCTCTTCGCGGGCGTGCTCAACGCGCTCGGCACGACGGGGCCCGCGGAGGTGCGGCAGAAGCGCTTCTACATCTACAAACACACCCGGCGGCTCGCGCACGAGCTCGGGGTGCCCTTCGTCATGCCCGCGGCGCACCCCTTCAACCCACTGCTCGCGCTCCGGGTGACGGCGGCGGTGGAGGACGGGGTGGCCCGGCGCCGGCTCGTCTCCGCGCTCTACGAGGCGGTGTGGGCCGGAAGCGGCGGCCTGCTGGAGCCGGAGCGGGTGGGGGCCGTCGTCGCCTCGGTGGGGCTCGATGCGCGGGCGCTGCTCGAGGCCTCGCAGACGCCCGCGGTGAAGGACCAGGTGCGCCGCAACACGCAGGAGTTGCTGTCGCTGGACGGCTTCGGTGTGCCCACGGTCGTGGTGGAGGGGGAACTCTTCTTCGGCGTCGACTCGCTGGGCCACCTGGAGCGCTTCCTGCGAGGGGAGGATCCCCTTTCCCGCGAGGAACTGGAGCGCCTGCGCACCCTGCCGGTCGCCGCGTCGCGGGTGTGACTCCCTCTCCCTCTGGGAGAGGGCGGGGGGTGAGGGTATCCGAGCCCGTTCTTCCAACCCGTGGCCCTCAGTGTGGACACGGGGTTCAACCCGGGGTCCTGGAACCCTCACCCCGTCCCTCTCCCGAAGGGAGAGGGGACATACCCCTACGGAGTGCCGCTGATGTTCGGTGCGGTGTAGGTGGCCTTCGGGTCCACCTGCTCCGAGTAGGGGCTCGACCAGGTGTCCGCGAAGAAGCGCTCGAGCTGACGCGCGAAGGCCTCGCCCTCGACGATGACGCCCACGTTGCGGCTCTGCGTGAAGTAGTCGCGCTCCCAGTTGCTCGTGCCGACCCAGGCCCGCTCGCCATCCACCACCATGTACTTGGCGTGCACCACGCGCGCGAACGGGACGAACCCGCCCGACCACTGCGGAATGGTGACCATCTTCACCGTCAGCCCCGGCGGCGCCTGCAACGCCTGCAGGCCCTCGATGGTGCCCTTACGCTTGCCCCAGTCGGCCACCAGCAGCTCCACCGTCACGCCGCGCGCCGCGGCCCGCTTCAGCGCTTCCTCCAGGTCGGTGAAGGTGCTCCCATCACGGCCCTTCGCCTTGTACGTGAGCACCTGTACGCGCACCGAGTGCTTCGCTCCGTCGATGAGCCTTACCAACTTGGGCAGGTCCCACGTGGCCGGGTCCGGCAGCCAGCCCTGGGGGCTGAGCGCGGGCGTCACGCGCACCGAGCCGCCCTCGACGCGAGCCGGGAAGGAGCCGCTCACGGCGGTCGTCGCGACCTGGGGCTTCTCTCCACCCGCGGCCAGCGCCCAGTCCAGCTCGAAGACGTCCACCAGCGAGCGCACCACCTCGGGCACGCGGATGCGCAGCCCGAGCTCCTGGATGTGCTCCAGCGAGCGCCAGTCGAAGTTCTGGCTGCCCAGGTAGGCCTCGCGCCCGTCCACGACGAAGTACTTCGCGTGCAGCACGCCGCCCATGGACTTCGCCGTGTCCATCCGGCGCATCTCGATGCCCGGCCGCTTCGCCAGCCGCTCGAGCGTCTCCGGATACGTCTTGTAGAACTTCTCCTCCGCGAGCACGCGCACCTTCACGCCGCGGTCCGCCGCCGCCTCGAGCGCCCGCACCACCGGCTCCAGCCGGCTGCCCGGCTCGTTGCTCAGGTAGAACTGGGCGACGTCCACCGTCCGCGTGGCGCCCTCGAGCATCTTCGGCCACACGTCCTTGGCGTCTGGGATGTCCGGGTGGTCCAGCGTCGTCTCCACCGGGCTGCTCTCCACCAGCACCAGGTCGGGAGGCGCGGCCTCGGGAGTGGGGGCGCGCACCGCTGGAGCCGGCGTGGCGCACGCGAGGGACAGCACGAGAGGGAAGAGGAGGGCCGTCTGTCGGAGGGACATGGGGCGCACCGTATACAAAAATCAGAGGCCCCCCGCGATCGCTCGCGGAGGGCCCCGGATTCACGGCGTGTCTGCCTTTGACGCTAGTTGCGGAAGCGCAGCAGCAGCTCCGCCTGCAGCGGGCTGGTGCGGTAGCGCGCCATGCCGTAGGTGGTGGAACCCGGACTCCAACGGTCATACAGCGTGTTGGCGTCGGTGTTGTTCAGCGCGTTCACCACCATCATGG contains:
- a CDS encoding TetR family transcriptional regulator, with amino-acid sequence MVSRSNGGARAPTARRGRKGRPAGSPPNREAILAAARAHFTEHGYDSATLRGIAAQAGVDPALVLHYFGSKDRLFAAAMELSIVSAEEIPELLGDDVTRLGERILRLVLDSWERSRDPANPLVALLRSAAGHEAAVRMMREFITRKVFRRIAARLSLPQPELRAALIGSQLIGLAMARFVLHLEPIASADTELLVGCYAPTLQNYVTGVLPGDPPKRALRRTARAGRRG
- a CDS encoding ATP-binding response regulator: MRLEADPHPIQVLLVEDDEDDFVLTRDCLRALGPGRVKLEWVSTCEEALAALAPGRHDVCLLDYRLGAMTGLELLQQARQRGWGGPFILLTGQDDATIDHLAQQAGAADFLEKSQLTPTLLGRSIRYARQHARTLEALRRSQESFRELIEHLPEGIGVQQGAQVVYVNRALATLLGCASVDELMGHPISKLAAEFLQAEAWTLLRDDVNESLRNGTPVPSREIRMMRKTGGHVLVEITQAPLVFDGQPCLLWSLRDLTERRQMQARLLHADRMASLGVLSAGVAHEINNPLAYTISNLDYLETNVVSRLEMPDAARNEVRELLSDARLGASRVSDIVKQLKLFSRVDEDSQPEPVDVHRVLETSICMAMNELKHRARLVRSYGEPVLARAHEGRLGQVFLNLLVNAAHAIPEGDVERNEIQVVTHHEDSSVIIEVRDTGVGIPEELLERVFEPFFTTKPVGVGTGLGLSICHGIVTGFGGQMSVESRVGHGSTFRVVLNAAAAARPAEPAKPSAQHGASRRGRVLVVDDEPMIGVAIRRTLQREHEVVTLTSAKEAHARLLGGEHFDVVLCDVMMPEMSGVELHQALASGAPSVAERMVFLTGGAFTPVARAFLNQVKNHRVDKPFSSDELRELVRRLVGT
- a CDS encoding response regulator, whose protein sequence is MEPKKLVTILMADDDPDDRDFALTAMQESRLANELRFVEDGEELLDYLHRRGRFADPKDSPRPGLILLDLNMPRKDGREALKEIKSDPSLKLIPVVVLTTSKAEEDILRSYNLGANCFITKPVTFDGLVDVVKVLDKHWFQIVELPTRIP
- a CDS encoding DEAD/DEAH box helicase — protein: MSSTAQLLEAVRKEARPGIWSNGVNLSRAGAVALQSRTPTELELRVRAPGRSVALTVTLYPNDEVWECDCDGRMDPCEHVVAAAITVQQAEKQDAPLEATANKWSRVVYRFSRVDGGLELHRVLVHADGKEEPIEGTLSGLLAKPALASTLQVEQSDLLADRLLERRTRGAIPPERLDALLQVLQQARNVLLDGRPVAVSDEVVPPRALIEDKGGQLVVTVTKDPRVVEVVSPGVALCGDAVARLGETSMTGAWLQNLPIVRTYPAEQLGEISSKVLPELGRRMPVEVRSRRLPRLDRELKPRILLELNQLESGLSVLPTLVYGAPPSVRIDNGRMVYLRGSVPLRDEAAEQRLIHQLRDELNLVPGRRLTVQGPEMVRWADKLRRWRGDLSGDAAGLVSPDVRLRPLLQVESTGTGPGVPEVRFTLEFQVEGDKGGTTRTVDAAAVIRAWTEGLGLVPLDGGGWAPLPRAWLDKNGQRVADLLAARQADGRVSNHALPELGALCETLEQPPPPGLDRLAPLVEGFEKLAPPALPEDLSATLRHYQQQGVSWLGFLRSAGLGGILADDMGLGKTLQTLCVLGSRSLVVCPTSVLPNWAAELKRFRPSLKVCVYHGPGRSLDESADVTLTTYALLRLDAAVLSAPTWNAVVLDEAQAIKNPESQVARSAFGLKANFRLALSGTPLENRLEELWSLMHFSNPGLLGGRRQFEEKVARPISEGNAEAADRLRRRIRPFVLRRLKRDVAPELPPRTESVMHVSLDERERSVYDAVMAATRAEVVALLNEGGSVLKALEALLRLRQAACHPALVPGQHASSSSKVQTLVEALGTAASDGHKALVFSQWTSLLDLIEPHLKSAGIAFERLDGSTPNRGEITERFQTPEGPPVLLMSLKAGGTGLNLTAADHVFLMDPWWNPAVEAQAADRAHRIGQERPVMVYRLVSQGTVEERILGLQEKKRALFEAALSEAAAATAITRDDLLELFS
- a CDS encoding sensor histidine kinase; this translates as MVAKLVAKDPHARCRVGSGPLAPLAEDLNHLSVQLSSSNPPEDEAFSIRALIEQSPNIMFTCDLEARVRYLNFTVPGQGLSEVLGTSLYQWIHPDYVEVARGVIHKVLTTGEPGGYEARPLIDVGAEWFAARVAPIKSQQQIIGFAVILTDITELKRAQLRLEQSNRELESFAYVASHDLQEPLRKIQTFGERLKTTAAAALSPEGRDYIERMQNAAGRMRRLIDDLLSFSRVSSNAQPFAQVDLSVIAREVLGDLETRIEQSGAQVSLGELPTLEADAMQMRQLIQNLVGNALKFRREGVTPLISLHGTVDAQTQRCELVVQDNGIGFEQKYADRIFNVFQRLHGRGQYEGTGIGLAICRKIVERHNGSIGARSTPGEGTSFNVMMPLKQPTRR
- a CDS encoding 2-hydroxychromene-2-carboxylate isomerase, with the translated sequence MNRAPLRFFFDYVSPYSYLAWTQLPALAERHGRPLELVPVLFAGVLNALGTTGPAEVRQKRFYIYKHTRRLAHELGVPFVMPAAHPFNPLLALRVTAAVEDGVARRRLVSALYEAVWAGSGGLLEPERVGAVVASVGLDARALLEASQTPAVKDQVRRNTQELLSLDGFGVPTVVVEGELFFGVDSLGHLERFLRGEDPLSREELERLRTLPVAASRV
- a CDS encoding phospholipase D-like domain-containing protein, translating into MSLRQTALLFPLVLSLACATPAPAVRAPTPEAAPPDLVLVESSPVETTLDHPDIPDAKDVWPKMLEGATRTVDVAQFYLSNEPGSRLEPVVRALEAAADRGVKVRVLAEEKFYKTYPETLERLAKRPGIEMRRMDTAKSMGGVLHAKYFVVDGREAYLGSQNFDWRSLEHIQELGLRIRVPEVVRSLVDVFELDWALAAGGEKPQVATTAVSGSFPARVEGGSVRVTPALSPQGWLPDPATWDLPKLVRLIDGAKHSVRVQVLTYKAKGRDGSTFTDLEEALKRAAARGVTVELLVADWGKRKGTIEGLQALQAPPGLTVKMVTIPQWSGGFVPFARVVHAKYMVVDGERAWVGTSNWERDYFTQSRNVGVIVEGEAFARQLERFFADTWSSPYSEQVDPKATYTAPNISGTP
- a CDS encoding phosphatase PAP2 family protein, which translates into the protein MSASRRRRLSRFAGYFVALLLVSAPLAHAQTETEAPRDTSTAQVPDDEGGGGPGGVRLPSLPESPSSRLRPGLFLGDEFRYGNLMLPLRVLSDIVAIPAGMALWEPHDWGAFSLVTLATGALMFPLNHPFDARIQRSIQQALGPDHFRVWTPVGDVLVNAALWAPMVGLLAWGLANNDIRAVQYVSLTVEAFAVTQAFHLTFKLLLGREGPRNGQGLGRIFGPSESFNLFPAGTPSGHTASLYAMMGVATAYLDNLPLTLALHAFGLLFAATIVMDDYHFLSDVIWGGAMGYAIGQWVVKHRASKGGASAKGGPLFMVMPMVTPRGGGVSAGFRF